One Apteryx mantelli isolate bAptMan1 chromosome 22, bAptMan1.hap1, whole genome shotgun sequence genomic region harbors:
- the TRAF4 gene encoding TNF receptor-associated factor 4 isoform X1: MPGYDYKLLERPRRRVLCPLCGKPMREPVRVSTCGHRFCDTCLQEFLRRLQVPRGPAAPGLRQDLPGPGAGGAGAEPGHPLHPQRGGLPLERPHQAPAGTAGGRGGPGRAPGRPGPAHPAPRPQAHLGTCGFNVVPCPNRCSAKLSRRDLPEHLQHGCPKRRVKCEFCASDFTGEAFEGHQGTCPQESVYCENKCGARMMRRLLPQHGLAECPKRTQPCTYCAKEFVFDTIQNHQYQCPRYPVPCPNQCGTPSIAREDVPTHLKESCNTAMLLCPFKEAGCKHRCPKLAMGRHLEESTKAHLGMVCALVSRQRQEILELRRDVEELSVSSDGTLIWKIADYARKLQEAKARSNYEFFSPPFYTHKYGYKLQVSAFLNGNGSGESSHLSVYIRVLPGEYDNLLEWPFSYRVTFSLLDQSDPSLSKPQHITETFHPDPNWKNFQKPGASRSSLDESTLGFGYPKFISHEDIKKRNYVRDNAIFIKASVEIPQKILA, from the exons ATGCCGGGCTACGACTACAAGCTGCtggagcggccgcggcggcgggtgcTGTGCCCGCTGTGCGGGAAGCCCATGCGGGAGCCCGTGCGCGTCTCCACCTGCGGCCACCGCTTCTGCGACACCTGCCTCCAGGAGTTCCTCAG GCGTCTTCAAGTGCCCCGAGGACCAGCTGCCCCTGGACTACGCCAAG ATCTACCCGGACCCGGAGCTGGAGGCGCAGGTGCTGAGCCTGGCCATCCGCTGCATCCACAGCGAGGAGGGCTGCCGCTGGAGCGGCCTCATCAAGCACCTGCAGGTactgccgggggccgggggggcccagggCGCGCGCCGGGGCGCCCTGGCCCCGCTcacccggccccgcgcccccaggCCCACCTCGGCACCTGCGGCTTCAACGTCGTCCCCTGCCCCAACCGCTGCAGCGCCAAGCTGAGCCGCCGCGACCTGCCCGAGCACCTGCAGCACGGCTGCCCCAAGCGCAGGGTCAAGTGCGAGTTCTGCGCCAGCGACTTCACCGGCGAGGCCTTCGAG GGCCACCAGGGCACGTGCCCCCAGGAGAGCGTGTACTGCGAGAACAAGTGCGGGGCGCGCATGATGCGGCGCCTGCTGCCCCAGCACGGCCTGGCCGAGTGCCCCAagcgcacccagccctgcacctaCTGCGCCAAGGAGTTCGTCTTCGACACCATCCAG AACCACCAGTACCAGTGTCCCCGGTACCCGGTGCCCTGCCCCAACCAGTGCGGGACGCCCAGCATCGCCCGCGAGGACGTGCCCACCCACCTCAAGGAGAGCTGCAACACTGCCATGCTGCTGTGCCCCTTCAAGGAAGCCGGCTGCAAGCACCGG TGCCCCAAGCTGGCCATGGGCCGGCACCTGGAGGAGAGCACCAAGGCGCACCTGGGCATGGTGTGCGCCCTGGTGAGCCGGCAGCGGCAGGAGATCCTGGAGCTGCGGCGTGACGTGGAGGAGCTGTCGGTGAGCAGCGACGGGACGCTCATCTGGAAGATCGCCGACTACGCCCGCAAGCTGCAGGAGGCCAAAGCCCGCAGCAACTACGAGTTCTTCAGCCCCCCTTTCTACACCCACAAGTACGGCTACAAGCTCCAGGTCTCGGCCTTCCTCAACGGCAACGGCAGCGGCGAGAGCAGCCACCTCTCCGTCTACATCCGCGTGCTGCCGGGCGAGTACGACAACCTGCTGGAGTGGCCCTTCTCCTACCGCGTCACCTTCTCGCTGCTGGACCAGAGCGACCCGTCGCTCTCCAAGCCCCAGCACATCACCGAGACCTTCCACCCCGACCCCAACTGGAAAAACTTCCAGAAGCCGGGAGCCTCGCGCAGCTCCCTGGACGAGAGCACCCTGGGCTTCGGCTACCCCAAGTTCATCTCCCACGAGGACATCAAGAAGCGCAACTACGTGCGGGACAACGCCATCTTCATCAAAGCCTCCGTGGAGATCCCCCAGAAGATCCTCGCCTGA
- the TRAF4 gene encoding TNF receptor-associated factor 4 isoform X2 yields MPGYDYKLLERPRRRVLCPLCGKPMREPVRVSTCGHRFCDTCLQEFLSEGVFKCPEDQLPLDYAKIYPDPELEAQVLSLAIRCIHSEEGCRWSGLIKHLQAHLGTCGFNVVPCPNRCSAKLSRRDLPEHLQHGCPKRRVKCEFCASDFTGEAFEGHQGTCPQESVYCENKCGARMMRRLLPQHGLAECPKRTQPCTYCAKEFVFDTIQNHQYQCPRYPVPCPNQCGTPSIAREDVPTHLKESCNTAMLLCPFKEAGCKHRCPKLAMGRHLEESTKAHLGMVCALVSRQRQEILELRRDVEELSVSSDGTLIWKIADYARKLQEAKARSNYEFFSPPFYTHKYGYKLQVSAFLNGNGSGESSHLSVYIRVLPGEYDNLLEWPFSYRVTFSLLDQSDPSLSKPQHITETFHPDPNWKNFQKPGASRSSLDESTLGFGYPKFISHEDIKKRNYVRDNAIFIKASVEIPQKILA; encoded by the exons ATGCCGGGCTACGACTACAAGCTGCtggagcggccgcggcggcgggtgcTGTGCCCGCTGTGCGGGAAGCCCATGCGGGAGCCCGTGCGCGTCTCCACCTGCGGCCACCGCTTCTGCGACACCTGCCTCCAGGAGTTCCTCAG CGAAGGCGTCTTCAAGTGCCCCGAGGACCAGCTGCCCCTGGACTACGCCAAG ATCTACCCGGACCCGGAGCTGGAGGCGCAGGTGCTGAGCCTGGCCATCCGCTGCATCCACAGCGAGGAGGGCTGCCGCTGGAGCGGCCTCATCAAGCACCTGCAG gCCCACCTCGGCACCTGCGGCTTCAACGTCGTCCCCTGCCCCAACCGCTGCAGCGCCAAGCTGAGCCGCCGCGACCTGCCCGAGCACCTGCAGCACGGCTGCCCCAAGCGCAGGGTCAAGTGCGAGTTCTGCGCCAGCGACTTCACCGGCGAGGCCTTCGAG GGCCACCAGGGCACGTGCCCCCAGGAGAGCGTGTACTGCGAGAACAAGTGCGGGGCGCGCATGATGCGGCGCCTGCTGCCCCAGCACGGCCTGGCCGAGTGCCCCAagcgcacccagccctgcacctaCTGCGCCAAGGAGTTCGTCTTCGACACCATCCAG AACCACCAGTACCAGTGTCCCCGGTACCCGGTGCCCTGCCCCAACCAGTGCGGGACGCCCAGCATCGCCCGCGAGGACGTGCCCACCCACCTCAAGGAGAGCTGCAACACTGCCATGCTGCTGTGCCCCTTCAAGGAAGCCGGCTGCAAGCACCGG TGCCCCAAGCTGGCCATGGGCCGGCACCTGGAGGAGAGCACCAAGGCGCACCTGGGCATGGTGTGCGCCCTGGTGAGCCGGCAGCGGCAGGAGATCCTGGAGCTGCGGCGTGACGTGGAGGAGCTGTCGGTGAGCAGCGACGGGACGCTCATCTGGAAGATCGCCGACTACGCCCGCAAGCTGCAGGAGGCCAAAGCCCGCAGCAACTACGAGTTCTTCAGCCCCCCTTTCTACACCCACAAGTACGGCTACAAGCTCCAGGTCTCGGCCTTCCTCAACGGCAACGGCAGCGGCGAGAGCAGCCACCTCTCCGTCTACATCCGCGTGCTGCCGGGCGAGTACGACAACCTGCTGGAGTGGCCCTTCTCCTACCGCGTCACCTTCTCGCTGCTGGACCAGAGCGACCCGTCGCTCTCCAAGCCCCAGCACATCACCGAGACCTTCCACCCCGACCCCAACTGGAAAAACTTCCAGAAGCCGGGAGCCTCGCGCAGCTCCCTGGACGAGAGCACCCTGGGCTTCGGCTACCCCAAGTTCATCTCCCACGAGGACATCAAGAAGCGCAACTACGTGCGGGACAACGCCATCTTCATCAAAGCCTCCGTGGAGATCCCCCAGAAGATCCTCGCCTGA
- the TRAF4 gene encoding TNF receptor-associated factor 4 isoform X3, producing MPGYDYKLLERPRRRVLCPLCGKPMREPVRVSTCGHRFCDTCLQEFLRRLQVPRGPAAPGLRQDLPGPGAGGAGAEPGHPLHPQRGGLPLERPHQAPAGTAGGRGGPGRAPGRPGPAHPAPRPQAHLGTCGFNVVPCPNRCSAKLSRRDLPEHLQHGCPKRRVKCEFCASDFTGEAFENHQYQCPRYPVPCPNQCGTPSIAREDVPTHLKESCNTAMLLCPFKEAGCKHRCPKLAMGRHLEESTKAHLGMVCALVSRQRQEILELRRDVEELSVSSDGTLIWKIADYARKLQEAKARSNYEFFSPPFYTHKYGYKLQVSAFLNGNGSGESSHLSVYIRVLPGEYDNLLEWPFSYRVTFSLLDQSDPSLSKPQHITETFHPDPNWKNFQKPGASRSSLDESTLGFGYPKFISHEDIKKRNYVRDNAIFIKASVEIPQKILA from the exons ATGCCGGGCTACGACTACAAGCTGCtggagcggccgcggcggcgggtgcTGTGCCCGCTGTGCGGGAAGCCCATGCGGGAGCCCGTGCGCGTCTCCACCTGCGGCCACCGCTTCTGCGACACCTGCCTCCAGGAGTTCCTCAG GCGTCTTCAAGTGCCCCGAGGACCAGCTGCCCCTGGACTACGCCAAG ATCTACCCGGACCCGGAGCTGGAGGCGCAGGTGCTGAGCCTGGCCATCCGCTGCATCCACAGCGAGGAGGGCTGCCGCTGGAGCGGCCTCATCAAGCACCTGCAGGTactgccgggggccgggggggcccagggCGCGCGCCGGGGCGCCCTGGCCCCGCTcacccggccccgcgcccccaggCCCACCTCGGCACCTGCGGCTTCAACGTCGTCCCCTGCCCCAACCGCTGCAGCGCCAAGCTGAGCCGCCGCGACCTGCCCGAGCACCTGCAGCACGGCTGCCCCAAGCGCAGGGTCAAGTGCGAGTTCTGCGCCAGCGACTTCACCGGCGAGGCCTTCGAG AACCACCAGTACCAGTGTCCCCGGTACCCGGTGCCCTGCCCCAACCAGTGCGGGACGCCCAGCATCGCCCGCGAGGACGTGCCCACCCACCTCAAGGAGAGCTGCAACACTGCCATGCTGCTGTGCCCCTTCAAGGAAGCCGGCTGCAAGCACCGG TGCCCCAAGCTGGCCATGGGCCGGCACCTGGAGGAGAGCACCAAGGCGCACCTGGGCATGGTGTGCGCCCTGGTGAGCCGGCAGCGGCAGGAGATCCTGGAGCTGCGGCGTGACGTGGAGGAGCTGTCGGTGAGCAGCGACGGGACGCTCATCTGGAAGATCGCCGACTACGCCCGCAAGCTGCAGGAGGCCAAAGCCCGCAGCAACTACGAGTTCTTCAGCCCCCCTTTCTACACCCACAAGTACGGCTACAAGCTCCAGGTCTCGGCCTTCCTCAACGGCAACGGCAGCGGCGAGAGCAGCCACCTCTCCGTCTACATCCGCGTGCTGCCGGGCGAGTACGACAACCTGCTGGAGTGGCCCTTCTCCTACCGCGTCACCTTCTCGCTGCTGGACCAGAGCGACCCGTCGCTCTCCAAGCCCCAGCACATCACCGAGACCTTCCACCCCGACCCCAACTGGAAAAACTTCCAGAAGCCGGGAGCCTCGCGCAGCTCCCTGGACGAGAGCACCCTGGGCTTCGGCTACCCCAAGTTCATCTCCCACGAGGACATCAAGAAGCGCAACTACGTGCGGGACAACGCCATCTTCATCAAAGCCTCCGTGGAGATCCCCCAGAAGATCCTCGCCTGA